One window of the Thermasporomyces composti genome contains the following:
- a CDS encoding acVLRF1 family peptidyl-tRNA hydrolase, with protein sequence MAGGVRELSVAPERLERFLENFLCRHSGEAAPDAPRGGAAAGQEDAARSGEAVGARPPASWSVDDDTVTVVARDGTRAECRVPFPPLRSDPDAIFGGLVEHVCRDRRVGVVLVRLGGYAAGVFEGSRLVASKVGSRLVHGRSAAGGWSQQRFARRREKQAREAFRAAADVVARIVVPVADTLDAVVVGGDRRAVAQVLDDPRLAPLRPLVVPPHLTVPDPKLAVLQRTPEQFRSVRVRLVSAGP encoded by the coding sequence ATGGCCGGTGGCGTTCGCGAGCTCAGCGTCGCGCCGGAGCGGCTGGAGCGCTTCCTGGAGAACTTCCTCTGCCGCCACAGCGGTGAGGCCGCACCCGATGCGCCACGCGGTGGGGCGGCGGCGGGCCAGGAGGACGCGGCACGGTCAGGAGAGGCGGTCGGTGCCCGCCCACCCGCCTCGTGGTCTGTCGACGACGACACGGTCACGGTGGTGGCACGGGACGGCACCCGCGCTGAGTGTCGTGTCCCGTTTCCTCCGCTCCGGTCAGATCCGGACGCGATCTTCGGTGGGCTCGTCGAGCACGTGTGTCGGGATCGTCGTGTCGGCGTGGTCCTGGTGCGATTGGGTGGCTACGCCGCTGGGGTGTTCGAAGGAAGCCGACTGGTGGCCTCCAAAGTGGGCTCGAGGCTGGTCCACGGTCGCTCGGCGGCGGGTGGTTGGTCGCAGCAGCGGTTCGCCCGGCGTCGGGAGAAGCAGGCGCGGGAGGCGTTCCGGGCCGCGGCCGACGTCGTCGCTCGGATCGTCGTTCCGGTGGCCGACACGCTCGACGCCGTGGTGGTGGGCGGAGACCGTCGGGCGGTGGCGCAGGTCTTGGACGATCCGCGACTCGCGCCGCTGCGGCCGCTCGTCGTTCCCCCGCACCTGACCGTGCCGGATCCCAAGCTGGCGGTGCTCCAGCGGACGCCGGAGCAGTTCCGCTCGGTTCGCGTGCGGTTGGTCAGCGCAGGTCCATGA
- a CDS encoding metal-sulfur cluster assembly factor produces the protein MTDGVRTTEDDILEALKDVVDPELGINVVDLGLVYGVKLDDDGVATIDMTLTSAACPLTDVIEDQAQVALDGVVDAFRINWVWMPPWGPDKITDEGREQLRALGFNV, from the coding sequence ATGACCGATGGCGTGCGGACGACGGAGGACGACATCCTCGAGGCGTTGAAGGATGTGGTCGACCCCGAGCTCGGCATCAACGTCGTCGACCTCGGTCTGGTCTACGGCGTGAAGCTGGACGACGACGGCGTGGCGACGATCGACATGACGCTCACCTCGGCGGCCTGTCCGCTCACGGATGTGATCGAGGACCAGGCGCAGGTGGCGCTCGACGGCGTCGTCGACGCGTTCCGCATCAACTGGGTGTGGATGCCGCCGTGGGGGCCCGACAAGATCACCGATGAGGGCCGCGAGCAGCTGCGGGCTCTCGGCTTCAACGTCTGA
- the sufU gene encoding Fe-S cluster assembly sulfur transfer protein SufU, which translates to MQVETLYQDIILDHYKNPHGKGLREPYDAEAYHVNPTCGDEVTLRVRLAGEGDDVRIDDVSYDSVGCSISQAAASVLHDLVRGQRLEDAMRVHDEFVALMQSKGQVEPDEEVLQDGIAFAGVSKYPARIKCALLAWMAWKDATARALGRDQASRPGGGLDGQANKEGAGR; encoded by the coding sequence ATGCAGGTCGAGACGCTCTACCAGGACATCATCCTGGACCACTACAAGAACCCGCACGGCAAGGGCCTGCGGGAGCCGTACGACGCCGAGGCCTACCACGTCAACCCCACCTGCGGCGACGAGGTGACCCTTCGGGTGCGCCTGGCCGGTGAGGGCGACGACGTGCGCATCGATGACGTCTCGTACGACAGCGTGGGCTGCTCCATCAGCCAGGCCGCCGCCTCGGTGCTCCACGACCTCGTGCGTGGCCAGCGACTCGAGGACGCCATGCGGGTGCACGACGAGTTCGTGGCCCTCATGCAATCCAAGGGCCAGGTCGAACCCGACGAAGAGGTCCTTCAGGACGGGATCGCCTTCGCTGGGGTCTCGAAGTACCCGGCGCGGATCAAGTGTGCCTTGCTGGCGTGGATGGCGTGGAAGGACGCCACCGCTCGGGCCCTCGGCCGTGACCAAGCCTCGCGGCCCGGCGGTGGCCTCGATGGGCAGGCCAACAAGGAGGGAGCCGGCCGATGA
- a CDS encoding cysteine desulfurase, with translation MSDGVARAGRAGLGLDVERIRKDFPILERVLPGGRQLIYLDSGATSQKPRQVLDAEREFYERHNAAVHRGAHRLAEEATELYESARAKVAAFVGADPGEVVFTKNATEAINLVAYGMSNAATSSVPGADRFRLGPGDEVVVTEMEHHANLVPWQMLCERTGATLRWFGLTDEGRLDLSTLEEMITERVKVVAVTHQSNVLGTVNPVDVITARAHAVGAFVVVDAAQSVPHQPVDFHRLGVDFLAFSGHKMLGPTGIGVLVGRRELLDALPPFLTGGSMIEVVRMEASTFAPPPQRFEAGVPNIAQAVGLAAAVDYLSEVGMEAVAEHERDLTAYALERLGATPGVRVVGPLTAEARGGAVSFVVDGVHPHDVGQVLDDLGIAVRVGHHCAWPIMRRYGVPATTRATFYLYNTRAEVDALVEGVEHVQRFFGVAPTATAGGAGGGRNTSGATR, from the coding sequence GTGACGGTGTGGCGCGGGCCGGCCGGGCCGGTCTGGGGCTGGACGTGGAGAGGATCCGGAAGGACTTCCCGATCCTCGAGCGCGTGCTGCCCGGCGGCCGTCAGCTGATCTACCTCGACAGTGGGGCCACCTCGCAGAAGCCGCGTCAGGTGCTCGACGCGGAGCGCGAGTTCTACGAGCGTCACAACGCGGCCGTGCACCGCGGTGCGCACCGGCTGGCCGAGGAGGCCACCGAGCTGTACGAGTCGGCCCGTGCCAAGGTCGCGGCGTTCGTGGGCGCCGACCCGGGCGAGGTGGTGTTCACCAAGAACGCCACCGAGGCCATCAACCTCGTCGCCTACGGGATGAGCAACGCGGCGACCTCGTCGGTGCCGGGCGCCGACCGGTTCCGGTTGGGACCCGGCGACGAGGTGGTGGTCACCGAGATGGAGCACCACGCCAACCTCGTCCCGTGGCAGATGCTGTGCGAGCGGACCGGCGCGACGCTTCGGTGGTTCGGGCTCACCGACGAGGGTCGGCTGGACCTCTCCACTCTCGAGGAGATGATCACCGAGCGCGTGAAGGTCGTCGCGGTCACCCACCAGTCGAACGTGCTCGGCACCGTCAACCCGGTCGACGTCATCACCGCGCGGGCGCACGCGGTGGGCGCGTTCGTCGTCGTCGACGCGGCTCAGTCGGTGCCGCACCAGCCGGTCGACTTCCACCGGCTCGGCGTCGACTTCCTGGCGTTCTCCGGCCACAAGATGCTGGGACCGACGGGGATCGGCGTCCTGGTCGGGCGTCGGGAGCTGTTGGATGCGCTGCCGCCCTTCCTCACCGGTGGATCCATGATCGAGGTCGTCCGGATGGAGGCATCGACCTTCGCGCCACCGCCGCAGCGTTTCGAGGCCGGCGTTCCCAACATCGCCCAGGCGGTCGGGCTCGCCGCCGCCGTCGACTACCTGTCCGAGGTCGGCATGGAGGCGGTGGCGGAGCACGAACGCGATCTCACCGCCTACGCGCTGGAACGGCTCGGCGCGACGCCGGGCGTCCGCGTCGTCGGACCGCTCACCGCCGAGGCGCGCGGCGGTGCGGTGTCGTTCGTCGTCGACGGGGTACACCCGCACGACGTGGGTCAGGTCCTCGACGACCTCGGCATCGCCGTCCGGGTCGGGCACCACTGCGCGTGGCCGATCATGCGGCGGTACGGGGTCCCGGCGACCACCCGGGCGACCTTCTACCTCTACAACACTCGGGCCGAGGTCGACGCGCTCGTCGAGGGCGTCGAGCACGTCCAGCGCTTCTTCGGGGTGGCCCCGACGGCCACCGCGGGGGGTGCTGGAGGCGGTCGGAACACCTCGGGAGCGACACGCTGA